A stretch of the Poseidonibacter parvus genome encodes the following:
- a CDS encoding adenylosuccinate synthase: MSKADLIVGIQWGDEGKGKMVDMLAQNYDMVCRSQGGHNAGHTIWVDGVRYALHLIPSGVLNPKAINIIGNGVVLSPESIIKEMEQFGDLTGRLFISDKAHLNLPYHALIDQAKERLKGDKAIGTTGKGIGPAYAEKISRSGFRVGELLNPSKLTTAILEYFAQNRAIFDVLEIDTPKEDELLELLTSYKDALAPLIANTTNMVWDAIDADKKILLEGAQGTLLDIDHGTYPYVTSSSTVSAGACTGLGISPKDIGMVTGIVKAYTTRVGNGPFPSEDFTDEGQKIADIGKEVGVTTGRGRRCGWFDAIAVKHAARLNGCDQLSLMKLDVLDGFPKIKICVAYDLNGERIDYMPSDLDNVKPIYEEFDGWDTLVGARDYDALPVNAKKYIEKIEEVTSVKVGIVSTSPERADTIIRG, encoded by the coding sequence ATGAGTAAAGCAGATTTAATTGTAGGAATACAATGGGGTGACGAAGGTAAAGGTAAGATGGTTGATATGCTTGCCCAAAATTACGATATGGTTTGTAGAAGTCAAGGTGGTCACAATGCTGGACATACAATCTGGGTTGATGGTGTAAGATATGCACTTCATTTAATTCCATCTGGAGTTTTAAATCCTAAAGCTATTAATATTATTGGAAATGGAGTTGTATTATCTCCTGAATCAATTATTAAAGAAATGGAACAATTTGGTGATTTAACTGGAAGATTATTCATTTCAGATAAAGCACATTTAAATTTACCATACCATGCTTTAATTGATCAAGCAAAAGAGAGACTAAAAGGTGATAAGGCTATTGGTACAACTGGAAAAGGAATAGGACCTGCATATGCTGAGAAAATTTCTAGATCAGGATTTAGAGTAGGTGAGTTATTAAACCCTTCTAAATTAACGACTGCAATTTTAGAATACTTTGCACAAAACAGAGCAATTTTTGATGTATTAGAAATTGATACTCCAAAAGAAGATGAATTATTAGAATTATTAACTTCATATAAAGATGCATTAGCACCACTTATTGCAAACACAACAAATATGGTTTGGGATGCAATTGATGCTGATAAAAAAATATTATTAGAAGGTGCTCAAGGTACTTTACTTGATATTGACCATGGAACATATCCATATGTTACTTCTTCTTCAACTGTAAGTGCAGGTGCATGTACAGGTTTAGGAATTAGTCCAAAAGATATTGGAATGGTTACTGGAATTGTTAAAGCATATACAACAAGAGTAGGAAATGGACCTTTCCCATCAGAAGATTTTACAGACGAAGGTCAAAAAATTGCTGATATTGGAAAAGAAGTTGGAGTTACAACAGGTCGAGGTAGAAGATGTGGTTGGTTTGATGCAATTGCAGTAAAACACGCAGCTAGACTTAATGGTTGTGACCAGTTATCATTAATGAAATTAGATGTACTTGATGGTTTCCCAAAAATCAAAATATGTGTAGCATATGATTTAAATGGTGAAAGAATTGATTATATGCCATCTGATTTGGATAATGTAAAACCAATTTATGAAGAGTTTGACGGTTGGGATACACTTGTAGGTGCGAGAGATTATGATGCACTACCTGTTAATGCAAAAAAATATATTGAAAAAATTGAAGAAGTAACATCTGTTAAAGTAGGAATAGTTTCGACTTCACCAGAGAGAGCTGATACAATTATAAGGGGCTAA
- a CDS encoding DUF507 family protein encodes MRMKTHHTPYISRRITRDLLTCEFVEIRKEKHSIEAQVERILDEDIDKEYDLDEKVDNILDEQEEEIEFHNADRRQLFWMTKKRLANDFGVILNNEDRFSDIAHQILDYLWDEDYIHYRCSDNQIKNVIFASIDQFMKGFEEADSDVLAKLKTYKRKLIPGTEDYDVVYHRLYEEELIKRGLI; translated from the coding sequence ATGAGAATGAAGACACACCATACACCATATATTTCAAGAAGAATTACAAGAGATTTACTTACTTGCGAATTTGTTGAAATTAGAAAAGAAAAACATAGTATTGAAGCTCAAGTTGAAAGAATCTTAGATGAAGATATTGATAAAGAGTATGATTTAGACGAAAAAGTTGATAATATTCTTGATGAACAAGAAGAAGAAATAGAATTCCATAATGCTGATAGAAGACAGCTTTTTTGGATGACTAAAAAAAGATTAGCAAATGATTTTGGTGTAATATTAAATAATGAAGATAGATTTTCAGATATTGCACATCAAATTTTAGATTATTTATGGGATGAAGATTATATTCATTATAGATGTTCAGATAATCAAATTAAAAATGTAATTTTTGCTTCTATTGACCAATTTATGAAAGGTTTTGAAGAAGCAGATTCTGATGTATTAGCAAAACTTAAAACATATAAAAGAAAGCTAATACCGGGAACTGAAGATTATGACGTTGTTTATCATAGATTATATGAAGAAGAATTAATAAAAAGGGGATTGATTTAA
- the carA gene encoding glutamine-hydrolyzing carbamoyl-phosphate synthase small subunit: MQKVWIYLENGTFLEAKSFGASGTSVGEIVFNTSLTGYQEIISDPSYAGQFVTFTMPEIGNVGVNANDMESNTCHCKGVLVRNYHNDYSNYRGEDNLDSLLKEHNVLGICSIDTRYLTKMLRDEGAMMMIASTEISSKEELAKQLAASPRIEDINYIEQVSTKEPYIHKFGAWNHQELSYNKAVMSDKKVVVVDFGVKRNILNELVESGLEVEVIPSSFKAADLIARFEAKEIGGIFLSNGPGDPLTLTEEKKQVQLLIDANIPMFAICLGHQMLSIAHGFDTYKLKFGQHGGNHPVANPDNVVEITAQNHNYNVPDNIIEIAEITHQNLFDNTIEGVKYKNKEIFSVQHHPEASPGPHESKYIFNEFAKIVK; encoded by the coding sequence ATGCAAAAAGTATGGATATATTTAGAAAACGGAACATTTTTAGAAGCTAAGTCATTTGGAGCATCTGGAACATCTGTTGGTGAAATAGTTTTTAATACATCATTAACTGGTTACCAAGAAATTATTTCTGACCCATCTTACGCAGGACAATTTGTAACTTTTACTATGCCAGAAATTGGTAATGTTGGTGTTAATGCAAATGATATGGAAAGTAATACTTGTCACTGTAAAGGTGTATTAGTTAGAAATTACCATAATGATTATTCAAACTATAGAGGTGAAGATAATTTAGATTCATTATTAAAAGAACATAATGTTTTAGGTATTTGTTCTATTGATACAAGATATTTAACTAAAATGTTAAGAGATGAAGGAGCTATGATGATGATAGCTTCTACAGAAATATCTTCAAAAGAAGAACTAGCTAAACAATTAGCAGCATCTCCTAGAATTGAAGATATTAATTATATTGAACAAGTATCAACTAAAGAGCCTTATATTCATAAATTTGGAGCATGGAATCATCAAGAACTATCTTATAACAAAGCTGTTATGAGTGATAAAAAAGTTGTAGTAGTTGATTTTGGAGTTAAAAGAAATATCTTAAATGAATTAGTTGAGTCTGGTCTTGAAGTTGAAGTAATTCCATCTTCATTTAAAGCAGCTGATTTAATAGCAAGATTTGAAGCAAAAGAAATTGGTGGTATTTTCCTTTCAAATGGACCAGGTGATCCTTTAACACTAACAGAAGAAAAAAAGCAAGTTCAATTATTAATTGATGCTAATATTCCAATGTTTGCAATTTGTTTAGGTCATCAAATGTTATCAATTGCTCATGGTTTTGATACATACAAGTTAAAATTTGGACAACATGGTGGTAACCATCCTGTAGCAAATCCAGATAATGTAGTTGAAATAACTGCACAAAATCATAACTATAATGTTCCTGATAATATTATTGAAATAGCAGAAATAACACACCAAAATTTATTTGATAATACAATTGAAGGTGTAAAATATAAAAATAAAGAGATTTTCTCAGTGCAACATCACCCAGAAGCTAGTCCAGGGCCGCATGAGTCGAAGTATATCTTCAACGAATTCGCCAAGATTGTAAAATAA
- a CDS encoding phosphatidylglycerophosphatase A, giving the protein MNLRKFFLTVGFSGLSPVAPGTVGSFISLLLVLPLIQYVHVSTIFLLSLLISVIAVKQINIYEEEVGQHDGKEIVIDELAGMWIAISICGITQENMIIMAPLAFIYFRIFDIWKPSVIGRIDRDVKGGWGVMGDDIVAGIAAGVATSGTYQLLTMYVL; this is encoded by the coding sequence TTGAATTTAAGAAAGTTTTTTTTAACAGTAGGATTTTCAGGATTAAGTCCAGTAGCACCTGGAACAGTTGGTTCTTTTATTTCTTTATTATTAGTACTTCCTCTAATACAATACGTGCATGTATCAACTATTTTTTTACTATCACTATTAATCTCAGTAATCGCTGTAAAGCAAATTAATATATATGAAGAAGAAGTTGGACAACATGATGGAAAAGAGATTGTAATTGATGAATTAGCAGGGATGTGGATTGCAATATCTATTTGTGGAATTACACAAGAAAACATGATCATAATGGCTCCACTTGCATTTATATACTTTAGAATCTTTGATATTTGGAAACCTTCAGTTATTGGAAGAATTGATAGAGATGTAAAAGGTGGCTGGGGAGTTATGGGTGATGATATCGTTGCAGGAATTGCAGCAGGTGTTGCAACATCAGGAACATATCAGTTATTAACAATGTATGTATTATAA